Proteins encoded within one genomic window of Acidimicrobiales bacterium:
- a CDS encoding ArsC/Spx/MgsR family protein, whose amino-acid sequence MSDIPTAVVWHNQRCSKSRGACDLLAVRGVDFETRNYIAEPPSRRELESVLTMMGEPDVKVIVRLGEDKAKQLGLKDKSRDEILDALVANPELIERPIVITSEGRAVVGRPPELVLDLFE is encoded by the coding sequence ATGTCCGATATACCGACCGCCGTTGTCTGGCACAACCAGCGATGCTCGAAGAGCCGCGGCGCCTGCGATCTGCTCGCCGTGCGCGGCGTGGACTTCGAGACGCGCAACTACATCGCCGAGCCGCCGTCGCGGCGTGAACTCGAGTCGGTCCTGACGATGATGGGCGAGCCCGACGTCAAGGTGATCGTGCGCCTCGGTGAGGACAAAGCGAAGCAACTCGGCCTCAAGGACAAGTCGCGCGACGAGATTCTCGACGCCCTCGTCGCCAACCCCGAATTGATCGAGCGCCCGATCGTGATCACGTCCGAGGGGCGCGCCGTCGTGGGGCGTCCGCCCGAACTCGTGCTCGACCTGTTCGAATAG
- the hemE gene encoding uroporphyrinogen decarboxylase — protein sequence MNDAFLRACRREPADRIPVWFMRQAGRCLPEYREVRAQHEMFEVMASAELTALVTEQPVKRFGVDAAVIFSDIVAPLSAAGIDVKLVAEVGPVFAHPVRTAADVAALPRLADPASSMAGLLGGIKQVASTDTVPVIGFCGGPFTLASYLVEGGPSRDYAKTKALMLGAPDVWEALMEVLADIAATSLLAQVDAGASAIQIFDSWVGALDPDMYRRFAMPATTRVLEAIGARGVPRIVFGVSTGELLPLFAEAGADVVGVDWRVPLDLARDRVGPDVAVQGNLDPAACLAGWPALQAEAQRVVDAAGSAPGHVFNLGWGVLPATDPDVLTQLVQWVHKQPPPTESL from the coding sequence GTGAACGACGCCTTTCTCCGAGCCTGCCGCCGCGAACCCGCCGACCGCATTCCCGTGTGGTTCATGCGCCAAGCGGGTCGCTGCCTACCCGAGTACCGCGAGGTGCGCGCCCAGCACGAGATGTTCGAGGTCATGGCGAGCGCGGAACTCACCGCGCTCGTGACCGAGCAGCCGGTGAAGCGCTTCGGCGTCGACGCCGCGGTCATCTTCTCCGACATCGTGGCGCCGCTATCGGCCGCCGGCATCGACGTGAAGCTCGTGGCCGAGGTCGGGCCGGTATTCGCCCATCCGGTCCGCACCGCCGCCGATGTCGCCGCCCTGCCGCGGCTCGCCGATCCGGCGTCGTCGATGGCCGGACTGCTCGGCGGGATCAAGCAGGTGGCGAGCACCGACACCGTGCCCGTGATCGGGTTCTGCGGCGGACCCTTCACCCTCGCCAGCTACCTGGTCGAGGGCGGCCCGTCGCGCGACTACGCCAAGACCAAGGCGCTGATGCTCGGCGCGCCCGACGTGTGGGAAGCGCTGATGGAGGTGCTCGCCGACATCGCGGCCACGAGCCTGCTGGCGCAGGTCGACGCCGGCGCATCGGCGATTCAGATCTTCGACAGCTGGGTCGGCGCGCTCGACCCCGACATGTACCGCCGGTTCGCCATGCCGGCGACGACGCGGGTGCTCGAAGCGATCGGTGCACGCGGCGTGCCACGCATCGTGTTCGGCGTGTCGACCGGCGAGCTGCTGCCGCTGTTCGCCGAAGCGGGCGCGGACGTCGTGGGCGTCGACTGGCGCGTGCCCCTCGACCTGGCGCGCGACCGCGTCGGGCCCGACGTGGCGGTGCAGGGCAACCTCGACCCGGCGGCCTGTCTCGCGGGTTGGCCGGCGCTGCAGGCCGAAGCGCAGCGCGTGGTCGACGCCGCCGGGTCCGCACCTGGACACGTGTTCAACCTCGGCTGGGGCGTGCTGCCGGCGACGGATCCCGACGTGCTGACCCAGCTCGTCCAGTGGGTGCACAAGCAGCCGCCGCCGACGGAGTCACTGTGA